In a genomic window of Quercus lobata isolate SW786 chromosome 4, ValleyOak3.0 Primary Assembly, whole genome shotgun sequence:
- the LOC115985631 gene encoding serine/threonine-protein phosphatase 7 long form homolog gives MAAANAGRIDYTQPGPIDDSVLTQQATHRSEAIWNGRDPGSITCRSRSSEFSKQPPMVDDRVRNIITTVGLEGLLWVPGREIDNGLITALVERWRPETHTFHMPHGEVTITLQDVEVLLGLPVDGDAISGSTQKTWVNVCRDFLGFQLVTQNNHKQLDGQRILINRLLEEVANPLPPDAEEDQLHKYARCYILPLLGDTIFMDKSGDRVHLMWVQQLENLHNPRRYSWGSACLAWLYRELCRASEDTSQIGGCLLLLQYWAWARFPYLCPTVERGPPVGAYGPSVRGPLSLKWLWVPNKKNRPAHIFRDRYREQLASMLPDQVVWQPYEAHFDDLPPWCVAGRAVWTATVPLVCFHLVEKHTPDRVVRQFGMIQEIPRAVNTDRVLHGIDLRGKIGVNWMQKHAAHILEWGYRFDRRCEAVLGDMPPEHEYHDWFKRVTRRFIDRPGAVVTLLIEGYVRLLRRHPVGTEDHNDITEVLTAVQAMTRVQPPIPEAPIEEAAMPTGPSTSTAPAGCQSRPPVATPQLLPTPDPCASTPHASASPTIPSSIPHPSPTVTIPSPNPHSAPTATIPSPSPHPAPTPTIPSPTHHPSPCPTIPPPTPLPCSGSDVRPPTPQSFLQLSPIPSFDLG, from the exons aTGGCTGCTGCAAATGCTGGACGCATTGACTATACACAGCCTGGACCCATTGACGACTCGGTGTTGACACAGCAGGCGACGCATCGGTCCGAAGCTATTTGGAATGGGCGG GATCCAGGGTCCATTACTTGCCGTAGTCGTAGTTCAGAGTTCTCCAAGCAACCTCCAATGGTGGACGACCGAGTGAGGAACATCATCACCACAGTTGGTTTGGAGGGACTCCTGTGGGTCCCAGGTAGAGAGATTGACAATGGCCTGATAACGGCCTTAGTGGAGCGATGGCGGCCCGAGACTCACACCTTTCACATGCCACATGGTGAGGTGACCATCACATTGCAGGATGTGGAGGTTCTTCTCGGGCTTCCTGTTGATGGTGACGCTATATCAGGGAGCACACAAAAAACTTGGGTGAATGTGTGCCGGGACTTCCTTGGTTTTCAACTTGTAACTCAAAATAACCATAAGCAACTTGATGGGCAGAGGATTCTCATCAACCGCCTTTTGGAGGAAGTTGCTAACCCATTGCCGCCTGATGCTGAAGAGGATCAGCTGCATAAGTACGCACGATGCTACATCCTACCGCTATTGGGGGACACAATATTCATGGACAAATCCGGCGATAGGGTGCATCTAATGTGGGTGCAGCAGTTGGAAAACCTTCACAATCCACGGAGGTACAGTTGGGGAAGTGCTTGCCTTGCATGGTTGTATCGAGAGCTATGCAGGGCAAGCGAGGACACCAGTCAGATTGGTGGGTGCTTGCTGTTGCTCCAGTACTGGGCATGGGCCAGGTTCCCCTATTTGTGCCCGACAGTTGAGCGAGGCCCGCCAGTGGGTGCTTACGGTCCTTCAGTACGTGGTCCACTATCCCTGAA GTGGTTGTGggtcccaaacaagaaaaataggcCCGCCCACATCTTCAGGGACAGGTATCGCGAGCAACTAGCTTCCATGTTGCCAGACCAG GTGGTGTGGCAGCCATATGAAGCTCATTTTGACGACCTCCCGCCCTGGTGTGTTGCAGGGAGGGCCGTATGGACGGCAACGGTGCCGCTTGTATGTTTCCACCTAGTAGAGAAACATACACCGGATCGTGTTGTTCGTCAATTCGGGATGATCCAAGAAATTCCCCGCGCTGTTAACACTGACAGAGTGCTTCATGGCATTGATTTGAGGGGGAAGATCGGTGTTAATTGGATGCAGAAGCATGCTGCGCATATCCTTGAGTGGGGTTATCGCTTTGATCGGCGTTGTGAAGCTGTGCTTGGTGATATGCCTCCAGAGCACGAGTACCATGACTGGTTCAAAAGGGTGACTCGGAGGTTCATCGATAGGCCTGGTGCTGTAGTGACTCTGCTG ATTGAAGGATACGTCCGTTTATTGAGGCGTCATCCAGTGGGCACGGAGGACCACAACGACATTACTGAGGTGTTGACGGCAGTACAGGCGATGACACGTGTCCAACCTCCTATCCCTGAGGCCCCGATTGAGGAGGCAGCTATGCCTACCGGCCCAAGCACGAGCACAGCTCCGGCCGGATGTCAATCCCGTCCGCCTGTTGCTACCCCTCAGCTTCTCCCTACCCCCGATCCCTGTGCATCCACCCCACATGCATCCGCCagccccaccatcccttcaTCCATCCCACATCCATCCCCTACCGTCACCATCCCTTCACCCAACCCACATTCAGCTCCTACTgccaccatcccttcacctaGCCCACATCCAGCCCCTAcgcccaccatcccttcacctaCCCACCATCCGTCTCCTTGCCCCACCATCCCTCCACCCACCCCACTTCCTTGTTCTGGGTCTGACGTCCGTCCACCCACCCCACAGTCATTTCTTCAGCTATCACCGATTCCATCCTTTGACCTGG GCTGA